The following nucleotide sequence is from Bos indicus x Bos taurus breed Angus x Brahman F1 hybrid chromosome 26, Bos_hybrid_MaternalHap_v2.0, whole genome shotgun sequence.
GGACCCGGGAAACCAGCCGCCCCGCGGAGGGGAGCTCGGGACAATCGGgcgtacacacatacacactctctctctctcacacacacacactctctctctctctctcacacacacacacacacacacacacacacacacacacacactcgtacACACAATCACCAAccaatgaaataaagtaaaagctCAAGATCTGCCtccggggacagaggaggctgtccgATTCCTTTAGGTCGGAATCGGACAGAGCGTGGATTCTCCCTGGGGGCCAGAGGGGCTGAGGGAcgaaggggcggggtggggaagaGAGCGAAGGTCCGGGCTCCTGGCCCCTCGCCATCCCCGCCCCCGACGTTAGCCAGAGGCCGGCTGGGCGGCGACCGCGGCGGCGGGAGGGTGGAGCGGGCAGAGTCCGCCTCGCTGTCAGACCGAGCCCCGCCGAGCCTACCGCACACACTCGCACCCCTGCCTTCCCCCTCTCCCATCCGCTCGCCGcgacccccgccccagccccctccccttccccgcccgcccgcctgccTGCCTCCGCCCCCATTCTTGGAATTGTGTGGAAAAATTCTCAGCCAAACCTCCCACCTCTCCtctcccccccgccccactcCCTTTAAAAAACCCCCTTTCCTCCCCGGCCCCTGCACTCTTTGTGAATGAGGGCAGGAACACGGCCCTTCCCCCGCCCAGGAGCCACGCCAGACCGCCGCACTCAGAGGACTGTTTGTTAATAGTCCAATTAGATAATTGCCATCTTTCACTCCTTTTGCTCCGTATTTCCCATAAAGGAATGAATGGGGAGAGCGGCGTGGAGAGGGCTTCTGCCCCGGCAAGGTGACGAGAAGGGCTGGAGCATGCTCCTTGCACAAGGCCATGCGCTTGAATTGAATCATTGTGGTCTAATCAATGCTCTTATTGGATTACTGGCTGTTGCTTTTCTCAAAGATATTGTAGCAGAGACAATGAAATAGCTaggggaaaactttttttttttttgaagcagatCTCACAGTTGAGATTTTCGcggctctctctccctctccccctctctctctcctgctggaCTCTGAGTACAAAGCTGCCCTTTGAATGGGCTGCCTCAGGGCTGTTGGAGGTGCAGGCCTGAAAAAATCCGACTGGAACTAAATGAAGAGAGGTGGCAGTTTAAGATGGCTGTCAGCGTCGAGGTGTGTTAAGGAGTTGTTTGGGAGGAAAGCTTGGCTTTTTAGAGTGTGGGGGAGATACTTTTGGggaaaactttttcttcttcccccttctttttttcccccctcctagAGGCGACTGCTTTCTTCTGCTGAGGGTGTGTAAGGGGTTTTGtttctcctccccccacccccaccccaattcAGCTCTATCTGTCGAGTGTGGAGAAAGCCCCTCTAGCCCGTATGTGAGCAGGAGGGTCAAAGGCAAAGGGAAAGTTAATAATGCCTGCTAATGGTACTAACAATTCAGGATGAATCTTGTCAAAAGTTTTTCTGGAAGTATGGGTCTTTGATTGTGTGTTTCCTGAAAGCAAGACCAATCATTTCCGTTTATTCACTGGCTAAACCCCTACTTGATTGGGGACAAGGACAGAAACCATCCATTACGATCTGATATATTATCCAAACAATTTAGTGTATTCATGAGGTAACCGAAACGTGGGGGCTGCGAAATTACCCGTAATCAATTGCAACAGCGAGTGCGCGTCCCCCCCGGGTGTCGGACAACTGCAACTCCGCGTCTCAGTAATAGGCGGGAGCCACAGCAATTCGGAGTTGCGCTGCTCGCTACCTGATCGCCAAGCTGGGGACACTGGACGTGCTCAGAAGACGCGGGCGCTGACGAAGCGGCCTCGCCGCTGCTCCGCCGGGATCCTGGACCAGACTCGCCGCCTCTCGGCGAGCGCGCCACTCGGCGGTCGCCGCTGACCCGCCCGCGGCCGCCCCGCGGGGACATTCATTCGTGCCGCTTGCCTCTCTCCGGGCCGGGCGTAAGGGCTGTATTGTAGGGGTTTTGTCccccctctattttttttttcctcgccttttttttgttgttgttgttgctcgtGCCTCTCCTATGTTCGGGAAACCAGACAAAATGGACGTTCGGTGCCACTCGGACACAGAGGCCGCCCGGGTCTCCAAGAACGCGCACAAGGAGAGCCGGGAGAGCAAGGGCGCGGAGGGGAACCTCCCCGCCGCCTTCCTCAAGGAGCCACAGGGCGCCTTCTCTGCGTCGGGCGCCCCAGAAGATTGTAACAAAAGTAAAGGCAATTCAGCAGCCGACCCGGATTACTGCCGCCGGATCCTGGTCCGAGGTAGGAACGGGGCAGGGCTGCTGTGGGGGGCGTTCTTTAGGGGCGACTCCGAGACCCGAGAGGCACGCCGCCGCCTACCCTACCCGGCGGGGTGGGTCTGCCGCCCGGGACTTAGGTGAAAGTTGCTGGCCCTCCCCGGGCAGGGGTCCCGCCCGCCGCTAGGGACTCCCACCTGGGACGCACGCTCTCCAGGAGCCTCGATCCCTCCAAGCCTCGAGGGGCCCCGCCGGCTGGGCTGCTGAGGGAGAGCCGAGAGACTGGGCGGTAGGGCCCAGGCTCCAGGCTGCGGCCTCCGACCCGGGAAGGCAGCAGGAAACTCTGAAGGACGTGTTTGCGTCCGGCGGGTCCGAGGAACTGCGGGGAGCCTGCTTGGGGGCTCCCGCGCCCTGCGAGTCGAGCGCACCCAAGGGGACGCGGGCGCTGGAGAAGAGCCGAGGACCGCCAGCCAGCAACTGCCCGGCCAGTTGGCGCTCTGGGCCAAGGGGGCCAGGCGCCGTGCTCCAGGCTGGCTGCCGCCGCCGCTGGGAGAAGCAGCCAGGCGGGCTTGCCGGGCTGCGGATGCCGTTTCAGTGCTGGGCTCGACCCCGCTCTGCTGCGCGGGGTGCGCTCGGCTCCGGTGGTGGCGGTGCGGAGGACCGTCTCCGGCCCCAGCCGGGCGCCGCCTCTACCAACCGATCGCCAGGCCCTGCAGGCTCCCACTCGGTCCCTCCTCCTTCCGCCGCCTGGCTTCGGGAGGGAAGGAGACcccgggatgggggtggggaccgCTGTAGCACGGTCTCGGTCAGCCTGCTCTAGAGCTGGGGCTGGCAGGACCTGGGCGGGTCAGTGCGGGGACCCTCAAACTACAGCGGATCCTGTCCATGCAGCCGAGGCTCCCAGGCTAAAAGGAACGTCAGCCCACTTATTTTTTCTCCCCTGTCCGGAGGGCTCTACAAAGGCCAACAGCGATTCCCCCTCCCATCAGCTATGTGGAGTTAGTCCCCTCACCCCCCAAACACACATAGTGTCCTTGTTTCCCGGCTGTGGCTGCACCCCCACcactcccaccacccccaccacccccaccatccaCCTCCGGACTGTTGTTCAGAAGCCAGATCCGGCTTGGGGAGGTGGAGGAAAGCAGGAGGATGGGTTCTGATGCTTGACATCTCCCCTTCCCCAGATGCCAAGGGGTCCATCCGAGAGATCATCCTCCCCAAAGGCCTGGACCTGGATAGGCCCAAGAGGACACGCACGTCCTTCACCGCCGAGCAGCTCTACCGCCTGGAGATGGAGTTCCAGCGCTGCCAGTACGTGGTGGGCCGAGAGAGAACGGAGCTCGCACGGCAGCTCAACCTCTCCGAGACGCAGGTACTCAGAGACCAGGCCGCACACAGCTCTCTGCatcagcctccctccccatcagccCCAGCCAGCTCTAGAAGCTCTTCCTGACCACCTAGCTTGACTCTGGACCAAGCCTCCCACGGTGGGGCAGAGGAATTGGGGAGGATGGAAAAGAAGGGTTGAAGGCTTTCTCCCTTTGCTAAGCCATCCCTTTCCCCCTACACCCCACATCTTCCAGGGCCCATGTCTGCCCACCTTGGCCTAGCTCAGGAGGACCCCAAACCCTgtctttttggtttctttttagaCCCTCGTCCTGAGAATTCCCTGCTTGCCTCTCCTCGTGGAGGAACCTATGTTTGCCCCTGTTTTGGCCACCCTATTTTGGCCAGATTTCCTGGCACTACCCTTTCTGGAGATGGTAACCTTCCCTAGCACCCAGGCTCATTCAGCAAGAATGGCTCTAGGACCAAAGACCCCTGTTTCAGAACTGTGGGTGACAACCAGGGATTAAAAAGGTGCACATTCTGGAGATCTGCTTTTGCCTACCAGGCTGCCCTGATCCTTAGTGCTTTTGCTGGCCTTGAACTGGACTCAGCCCCAttcccagccccaagcatccactcTGGGCACCTTCAGTGCCAGTGATGTGTGAGGTATGAGATAGGAAACAAATCTGGGCCCTTGGGAGCCAGTACTGACAATTGTGCTTTAGGTCTTCTCCTTTACTCAAAATCCATATTCTACTGGGACTTTGGGCCCAAGAGATCTTTGGGGCCCAAGAGCTTTGCCTTGTGGAGGTCATTTAGGACCTGCCCAGGGCATGGCTTCAGCTTGGCCTAGAGGTCTTTGGGCCCAAGAGCTTTGCCTTGTGGAGGTCATTTAGGACCTGCCTAGGGCATGGCTTCAGCTTGGCCTAGGTAAGGCATATTTCTTTCTGAGGACCAGTCCCTTTTACCGTGTCCAGCTCTGAAACAGATGGGGAGCATTTTAGATATAGGATCCAGGCAGAGCTGAGACCCAAGGGAGAGCATACTGgatatccattttgagtttgagtTGGCATGTAGCTTTACCCCTACTCTTTCTGCTACCATCCTCTTAGTTTACAAAATCTGGAGAGAATAACCTTTCCCTAGAGCTGCCAAATGCCATTCTGGGCCACCAGTTAGGCCTGAAGAGGGACAGAGTGAGATGTGGAAGTAAGAGTGGAGATTGATGGAGAGTACTTAGTCTACCCCAGCCTCCTGACTTCCTCCCATGACTCCAAAGTCCATGACGGACAGCAGCAGAGTTAGGTTATAAATTAAGGACATCACTCAGACCCTCCAGTCCAGCAGCTGGTGAGGAGATGGAGAAAGTTTGGCTTATGAAATGCATCCTGCACAGATTCTATGTGTAGACATCTTCCCTGCTTGCTGTTAGTTGATAGTCCATCTGACCCTAAAAAGCAAGAAATAGCCTTTTGTAGCCTTCAACAGAATTAGTGCTTCTGGGGCTAAATTCGAGCCGGTTATGGCCAGGGGTTTGGGTCCTGAAAGGCAGGGCAATACTCCTTCCCATTCACGCTCACTTCCTACTTCCCTTTAGGCCTTACACCTTCTCCTGGAAAAACGGGCCTTTACGCAGCGATGATCCACAGTCCCCCTGCGAGTAGTGCGGTGGCCCAGTGAAGTAACTTCTGATCTTCCCAGTTAGGGTCAtgggcatttttatttctttgttgtttgtAACCGGGGTCGGGCTAGGCCTGCTTCCATGACCCACCCGGAAGCGCAGCCTATGGCAGCTGTGTTTCCCTCTTGGCGGCCCTTGTCCCCCCAGTCCCCCGACTCCCGCCGCCCTTGCCCCGCTGCTCCCGGGCCCGACTTCCCCGGCTCCAGCTTGGGGTTGGGATCGGGGGTTTGGCTGGAGTTGGGGGAAGCCCCCCTCCCCGGAGCCTTTGTGCCCCGGGAGCTTGCTCCCCTTGACGCTCGtttccctctctcccaccctccccgGGGCCGGCGCGCAGGTGAAGGTCTGGTTCCAGAACCGGCGCACGAAGCAGAAGAAGGACCAGGGCAAAGACTCGGAGCTGCGCTCGGTGGTGTCAGAGACCGCGGCCACGTGCAGCGTGCTCCGGCTGCTGGAGCAGGGCCGCCTGCTGTCGCCGCCAGGCCTGCCAGCGCTCCTGCCGCCCTGCGCCACAGGCGCGCTCGGCTCCGCGCTCCGCGGGCCCAGTCTGCCGGCCCTGGGCACGGGCGCCGCCGCGGGCTCggccgccgccgcagccgccgccgccccggGTCCTGCCGGCGCCGCATCCCCGCACCCGCCAGCCGTGGGCGGCGCTCCGGGCCCGGGGCCCACCGGGCCCGGGGGACTGCACGCGGGCGCACCGGCCGCCAGCCACGGCCTCTTCAGCCTGCCCGTGCCCTCGCTGCTCGGCTCCGTCGCCAGCCGTCTTTCCTCCGCCCCGTTGACAATGGCCGGTTCGCTGGCCGGGAATTTACAAGAACTCTCCGCCCGATACCTGAGCTCCTCGGCCTTCGAACCTTACTCCCGGACCAACAATAAAGAAGGGGCGGAGAAAAAAGCGCTGGACTGATTTGAAGTGTTTccctgtatttatatttatagtatCTATTGTGGTGATATTTATGGACTCACGCGCATTAGACGCCGGGGCTCCTGAGCTGGGCACCCGGCTCCCAAGAGGCCTCTGACAGCTCTCCTTCCGCACCAGTTTCTGCCATTTGGGCTACTC
It contains:
- the VAX1 gene encoding ventral anterior homeobox 1, with protein sequence MFGKPDKMDVRCHSDTEAARVSKNAHKESRESKGAEGNLPAAFLKEPQGAFSASGAPEDCNKSKGNSAADPDYCRRILVRDAKGSIREIILPKGLDLDRPKRTRTSFTAEQLYRLEMEFQRCQYVVGRERTELARQLNLSETQVKVWFQNRRTKQKKDQGKDSELRSVVSETAATCSVLRLLEQGRLLSPPGLPALLPPCATGALGSALRGPSLPALGTGAAAGSAAAAAAAAPGPAGAASPHPPAVGGAPGPGPTGPGGLHAGAPAASHGLFSLPVPSLLGSVASRLSSAPLTMAGSLAGNLQELSARYLSSSAFEPYSRTNNKEGAEKKALD